A part of Scophthalmus maximus strain ysfricsl-2021 chromosome 20, ASM2237912v1, whole genome shotgun sequence genomic DNA contains:
- the c7b gene encoding complement component 7b: MKWDLSAALSSLVLLLVSLAPVRCQQPVTCRWGSYGEWSECDGCTSTKVRTRHVEVFGQFGGAPCSGDAAQTQPCVPQKKCPLQTGCGDRFRCTSGQCISHSLVCNGDQDCDDGLDERGCEQGDNQFSCDLDKTPPNSDFTGRGYDVLTGKLRAGVINTLSFGGQCRKVFSGDHKVYYRLPQSILRYNFEVKVDNEESDESYDSSWSYMQHMQSNALVGHDRRTFHKELTEFQTRRLIILKNKVELAQFQNSAPQYLTLSEGFWKALSSLPFTYDYSAYRRLLQTYGTHYLSEGSLGGEYQGLLQLDRQALTSTSTTDTEYQRCWRKVKRRLFRKKVTIKCEKTMQSLSSSDGHNVNKMPIKVNIFGGDPSFIGALTVLDLENPEANGEIYDNWASSVKDFPEVVDQKLRPLHELVKEVQCAGLKKLHLRRATDQYLAEEHPCHCRPCRNNGQPLLSGSECRCVCRPGTSGGACEVGAVIGEQPGVTHGSWSCWSSWGTCSGGRMSRTRSCNNPAPSGGGHHCTGLRVEQKPCEDPEIQYLQTMEPQCFSLSVTPPKKCGPPPNLRNGFIQNPRDFYLVGNTVEYSCIEGHYLSGNAVAQCTENQRWTTGTMVCKSSTCGIPPLASDVIATPANTTSQIGDRVSLSCPAGSVLEGEVSEVMCSPSLQWSPSPADARCRAAPTAPSPPSGLKCKPWENVGKAECVCKMPFQCSASLQLCARLGSSQTRVLGVCQLGALQCVGRSFTLTNDSDCKWPEATFTSCEDCEPGTVCQEPERKCVCQNASECRSDSAPLCVNSSAGSVATTTMTECEVGARRCAGEQVNVIAIEACPQ; encoded by the exons ATGAAG TGGGATTTGTCTGCAGCTCTGTCGTCTttggtgctgctgctcgtctCGCTCGCTCCAGTCCG CTGTCAGCAGCCTGTGACCTGCAGATGGGGGTCGTACGGAGAGTGGTCGGAGTGTGACGGCTGCACCAGCACAAAG GTGCGCACTCGCCACGTGGAGGTGTTTGGACAGTTTGGTGGTGCGCCGTGTTCAGGAGACGCCGCGCAAACACAGCCGTGTGTTCCGCAGAAAAAATGCCCCCTGCAAACGGGCTGTGGAGACCGGTTCCGCTGCACCTCAG GTCAGTGTATCAGCCACTCGCTGGTGTGCAACGGAGACCAGGACTGTGACGACGGTCTGGACGAGAGAGGCTGCGAGCAAGGCGACAACCAGTTCTCATGTGACCTCGACAAAACGCCTCCCAACTCCGACTTCACAGGCAGAGG GTATGACGTGCTAACGGGGAAACTGAGGGCGGGCGTGATCAACACTCTGAGCTTCGGAGGCCAGTGCAGGAAGGTGTTCAGTGGTGACCACAAAGTCTACTACCGGCTTCCGCAGAGCATCCTCAGGTACAACTTTGAG GTGAAAGTAGACAACGAAGAGAGCGACGAGTCCTACGACAGTTCCTGGTCCTACATGCAGCACATGCAGTCCAACGCCTTGGTGGGACACGACCGCCGCACCTTCCACAAAGAACTCACTGAATTCCAG ACCCGCAGGTTGATAATCCTGAAGAACAAGGTGGAACTGGCGCAGTTCCAAAACTCCGCCCCCCAGTATCTCACGCTGTCCGAAGGCTTCTGGAAGGCCTTGTCCTCGCTGCCGTTCACGTACGACTACTCTGCGTACCGCCGGCTGCTCCAGACATACGGCACACACTACCTGTCCGAGGGCTCACTCGGGGGAGAATACCAAGGCCTTCTGCAGCTGGACCGCCAGGCGCTCACCTCAACCA GTACAACAGATACCGAGTACCAGAGGTGTTGGAGGAAGGTGAAACGCCGTCTCTTCCGAAAGAAAGTGAcaatcaaatgtgaaaaaacgaTGCAATCTTTATCATCCAGCGACG GACACAATGTTAACAAGATGCCCATTAAGGTCAATATCTTTGGGGGAGATCCGTCCTTCATTGGCGCTCTGACAGTTCTGGATCTGGAGAACCCGGAGGCTAACGGAGAGATCTATGACAACTGGGCCTCATCCGTCAAGGACTTCCCTGAAGTCGTCGACCAGAAG CTGCGTCCTCTGCACGAGCTGGTGAAGGAGGTGCAGTGTGCAGGCTTGAAGAAGCTCCACCTGCGGAGGGCCACGGACCAGTACCTGGCCGAGGAGCATCCCTGTCACTGTCGGCCCTGCCGCAACAACGGCCAGCCGCTGCTGTCGGGCTCCGAGTGCCGCTGCGTCTGCCGGCCGGGGACCTCGGGGGGCGCCTGCGAGGTCGGAGCTGTGATCGGAGAGCAACCAG GGGTGACCCAcggcagctggagctgctggtccTCCTGGGGAACTTGCTCCGGAGGACGAATGTCCAGAACTCGGAGCTGCAACAATCCCGCTCCGAGCGGCGGAGGCCACCACTGCACCGGACTGCGGGTGGAGCAGAAGCCTTGCGAGGACCCCGAGATCCAGTACTTACA GACGATGGAGCCTCAGTGCTTCAGTCTCTCGGTGACTCCACCAAAGAAATGTGGTCCGCCTCCGAACCTCAGGAACGGATTCATCCAG aATCCCAGAGATTTTTACCTGGTTGGAAACACGGTGGAGTATTCCTGCATAGAGGGACATTACCTCAGTGGGAACGCTGTGGCTCAATGCACGGAAAACCAGAGGTGGACGACGGGAACGATGGTTTGTAAAA GCTCCACGTGCGGGATTCCCCCGCTCGCCAGCGACGTTATAGCCACGCCCGCCAACACAACCTCTCAGATTGGCGACAGGGTGTCCTTGTCCTGCCCTGCGGGGTCCGTGCTGGAGGGCGAGGTGTCGGAGGTCATGTGCAGTCCCAGTCTGCAGTGGTCTCCGTCTCCGGCCGACGCTCGCTGTAGAGCAG CGCCcacagctccctctcctccgtccgGCCTCAAGTGCAAACCGTGGGAGAATGTCGGAAaagccgagtgtgtgtgtaaaatgccATTTCAGTGCTC GGCTTCTCTGCAGTTGTGCGCCAGACTTGGCTCGAGTCAAACGCGTGTACTGGGCGTGTGTCAGCTCGGCGCTCTGCAGTGTGTTGGGCGGAGCTTCACGCTGACCAATGACAGCGACTGTAAATGGCCCGAGGCGACGTTCACGTCCTGCGAGGACTGTGAACCGGGGACAGTCTGTCAGG AGCCGGAGAGAAAATGCGTGTGCCAGAACGCGTCAGAATGCCGTTCAGACTCCGCCCCCCTGTGCGTTAACTCCAGCGCTGGCAGCGTCGCCACGACGACGATGACCGAGTGCGAGGTGGGCGCCCGGAGGTGTGCCGGGGAGCAGGTGAACGTGATCGCCATCGAGGCCTGTCCACAATAA